The nucleotide window agagacccctgccccaggaacccaccccctacccaacccccctgtcccgACTGCTCTGATCCCtacccacccccccatcccctgacaggcactcaccagcagcggcaggaagcagagcaacccagccccagcctgctccactacCTCCCAGCCGTGacactccacttcccgctgccggtgagtgcggagaagttggggaaaggatgaccctcccgcactcacctgcagcaggaagaggagctatgcggccccagcctgctccgctttccttgccccagccccagccgtatTGCTGTGGGGCGGCTGGGGAAAgaccctgcactcacctgccgagtgggaagtggagcgccacggctgggagctggcagagtagagctggctggggctggcctCTTCACTTCCCtccgccggtgagtgcagggagcttggggaaaggacgccctccACATtcacctgtggcaggaagcagagcaacgcagccccagcccgctccactctgccacctcccagctgctgcgctccacttcccaccgcaggtgaatacagggaggttggggaaaggacgcacCCCATACTCACCTGCGGCGAGAAGCGGAGCaccgcggctgggagctggcggagtggggCCAGGCTGCTACACTTCTGCCGTTGCTGATGAGTGCAGGGGAGGatcccttctcccaagccccctccctcgagtgacacagctggggccagggcgagggaagcagggcgggctgctcccagcccccctgctaaTCTCCAAAAGtggcctcccacagctcctgccccctagaccctgggagggagggggtcctCACCATCCCCAAGACTCTCGGCCCCTTATCGAACCCCTtggccctggcctggcccggcacccttaacacgctgtTCAGAGCAGCGTCTCAGAGCTTAACCGCCTTGTATGCAaacccgtgttatattgggttgcgttatattggggtagaggtataagaactttaaaaaaaatctgcacataCAAGTAATATTTTCATTAGGGTTTGGAATTTACAAAGGGAATGAACATGAAATTCAAGAGGCAGACAATCCTCTCTGTAGTAGGTTGGAGCGTGTCTGGAAAAGTGTTTTTCCACTTCTGTGTCTGTGCATACAGAGAcagaaatggaaattaaaataaatattatatatgaGAGACGGACACTCCCCAGAACTGCTAATAATCATTGTCATGCTCCAGAACATGTTTGGCATTGGAATACCATTTATATAGGGTTCAGCATCTTCAAAGCACAGTACAAAGATTAACTAGTTAATCCTTATAAGAACTCTGATGTGGGTATTATCATCCCAGTTTTAAGAATGAGGAAACCAAGGAATAGAGATTTTACAATTTTCAAGTGTCTCGTAATCAAATGTGCGTGTCCAACCTGAGAAACCAacagcctggttttcagaggtgctgagcaccgacaacttccactgatttcaattagaGTTTTGGGTGTTCAACACTTCTAAAAATTAGGCCCAAGATGCCTCAACTTGAGCTCTTAAAATTAGCagccagttttgaaaatttcagaCTAATTTACTTGGCCAAGACTATAGAGCAAGTCAGTGACAACgactgggattagaactcaagaGTACCTGACTCTCCATACTGTATTCAGTCAGACAAGCTGCTGCAGTGCAAACCAATCCAgcatatcatttttttaaaagggcattAGACATGACATGATTAACTATTTTATCATAAGGCAATATTAGCATAATTTGGATTCAAAGAGTATTTCCCAGTTTCTCTCCAGCAAATGCAGTTCAATTTTGATTGtcatgcatttaaaataaaacagatttgtcAAAAAATTACAGAAAAAGTCTTTTGGAAAACTTCATTGTGATCCCATGCTAGTCAGGAAGCCTTACCTCTGATTCTCCTAGCGCTTTCTTCCCCCACCAGATAGGATTGGTATCAACGATGATGACTAAGAGATTTATCTCATCATCTAAAAAAGCAATAATAATACATATGTTTGAGAACAGACAACACACTGACAATATGGCATCAAGTAGCAGCTTCTTTAGAAATATGGCTAAGCCAAAATTTAAAGATCTATAAGCAAAAATACTATTTGGTTTGATGTCCATTTAGTTGAGTGTGCATATGTGTTTGCAGAATCCGGGCCTCATATTCTACTATTAGACATGTTTTTCTTTAGTAACATGTTTCAGTCTCACAAACAATAGCAACAAAAAATGTTAGCAAGAATGTGTGATCAAACTGTCTTAAGATTCAGCATAACTGCAGTTATTCCATAAGTTTATTACCAAAAATTCCATTAGCACCATAAAACATGGAAGGGGAGTAGAATGTATTATGTTATACATAACGAAGCATTATATATTTTTGAACCCAGACatcgggggagggagagaggcggACGACACATTTTAGAGGTGGATCAGGAGCTATTTCCGACCTAAACTAATTCAAGTGTTTTGCTTACACCGGGCTACTTTTCAGGATTTTTATCAGGCTCTCTGAGATTCACAGAGCCCAGCGCAGGaacaatttttaaaccaaatggggggagagatagaattaCTGTGGCTACATATGAACGACAAAAGGAAACAAAGGGGTGTTGGCTGCTTACAAACCCCCGCTCCGCATTAGTTCTGCGGCCCCCGATTGCAAACAGGCGGGGACCTCGCAGGCAGCAGTTGCATCCGCTGGGGGGACCAGCCACCCCTTCTCTCCCAGGCGCCGGACAGCGGCGCTTCCCACCCACGGCCGGGCGCGCAGCCCCGGGGCTGTCAGTagagggctggggaagcaggAGGGACAGGGCCGAGGGTCCCCAGCGGCAAACCCCGCGGCGGGGAGAAGTGGCAGCAGAGAGAGGCCTCGGTCCGGGCCCTGAGGAGAGCGGAGGGGAGatgacagcccctcccccgcttccGGCGCGGCCCGCGGGCGACAGGACAGAGGCCCCTGGCCAGGACTCACCTGCGCTCATAGTGCCCAGCCGCAGGCAGGCGGAGAGCAGACACCGGCTAGGCCGTCGCTTCCGGCGCCTGGAGATGATGTCACCGCTCACTGGTCACACTGTGTACGTCACGCGTGACGCCCAAGAGCCGGCCGTGGGGGAAGACGCCGGTGCAGCGGCGCCCGGTGTCACCACGAAAAGGGGCCGGGCGGGGACAGCAGCTCCCTCCGCGTGAGAGGGGGAAACAGACCCGGCTCTTGCTGCTCTCACAGGCCCGGTCCCGCCTGCAGCTGAAGCCATGAACGAAGCAGGTAACGGGGCCGGGGCCCGCGCCCGATCCGGGGGTGGATGATTAACTGGCCCCTCACCCGAGCCGCCCCTGGGCGCAGGTGTGGACATGGCCCTAGCATCCCTCGCGGccaggggctgccccctggcggCGGGGGCGAGGCGAGATCCCGCCGCTCCCCGGGCGGGGGACCAGGCTCGGCCAGCCCGAGGTGGGGGCTTTCCGGGCGGGTCCCTGTGGCTGACGGGCCCCGTTTCCCTTGCAGAGCTGATCGAGGCCTTCAAAGCCCAGATGACGGAGGATCCCGACGTGGCCTCGGCCGTGGCCGCCATCCGCGCGCTGCTGGAGTTCCTGAAGAGAGACAAAGGTACAGGGGCCCTGCCAGCCGCCGGCCCAGCCCGTGCTCCGCTGCAGGGCGAGAGCCAGGCTAGAACCCGCAGACCCTGCTCCGAGCGCACGGGCCCCGGTCCCGGAGCGAAGGGAAGATGGTCACGTAGGACGAGCGGTCCTGAATCCGTCCAGTGGAGGGCAGTGCTAATACACCTCACCGACCACCTTGCAGCAGTGATAGGCTTGGACGGATTCCGTTTCTATAAACCTCGATTTCACCGTCCGCACACAAACCGACAAAAAACATGTTTCCATCGATAATTATCAAGGTTTAaaaataggcaaagtaagaaaaatgctgcctgatCGTTATTGAATGAGGCtctcaaataaaaagaaaaggagtacttgtaacaccttagagattaacacatttatttgaacataagctttcctggctacagcccacttctgcacatgcatagaatggaacatatatatatacatacagaacatgaaaaggtggaagtagccatattatctctaagaggctaattaattaagatgagctcttagcagcaggagaaaaaaactgaaGAAGTTGGCTGTAACCCaggaaagtttatgctcaaataaatgtgttaggcactctaaggtgccgcaagtactcctgtttttcttgtggatacagactaagatggctgctactctgaaagctcTCTAATAAGTTATTGTCTGACACCcctataatttcctgcaactgtgaaaactgTTAATTGATAAAAACTGAAAGATGCTAAACACCCCAAAATTTCCAGAACTGTGAAAtgcaaatcaataaaaataaaaaatactcaCAAATAActattgatattatccatcaaaattattttaaaaaaatcaaattctgccaacccTAAATATTTAACACACACCTCATCAGATTCATGGTGATTCAGGTGACTGAAATTCAGAGTTGTGTTGCATTTTAGGTGATTATTTAAATTTTGCTTTCTCAAGAAGCAAGCTATACGGCAGTTCATCTCTGGTTCCAAGATCCTGCCTTTTCTTTTTCACAAGCAAAACTAACAGTCCAGTTCCTGCATTGCAGTAAAAGGCAAGCCCAGTGTTTTTAACCTGAATGTcatattgttttttaaagttcagagaagagttaAACATGAAGGTctttgagcaaaaaaaaaaggcaggctaCACTCCATCCAAAGTTAGAAATAAGAAACTTGTCTGGTAGATGTTGTGCAGAAATGAGCACAAGCTTGAGAAGCATGCATTACTAATCAAAATCAGGGAAACAAATAGtacaaaaaacattttcaaaatgtatttggtgtttgtttcATTAAATATAATCTGCTTCATTGGATCTGTGCTAAGCATTGACTGAGCATGGATGCTGAATTACCTCATTAACGGCAAGAACTTGTTCTTTCAGGTTACAGTCAGAGCACACCGATGGGCAGGCAGGAGCAGTCAACATTGCTGTTGACTATGTAGTAGTGTTTCGTCAGTTTTCATTCTTGGCAGTAATACACATTTCAGGAGTGTTTATATTCTCTTTTTAGATGACTGTTATTCTAGAGAAAGGTGGATGGAGGGCAGGCGGCAGGTAGGGCTTACAAGACTATAGATTTTGTACTCAAACGTATGGGATCAGTTGAAAAATTTTCACATGGTGTAATAAGCTTCCACTGTAATCCCAACACACTGAAGGAGAAATACCAAGTTAGTCAtttggaaatttttaaaatacaaccaTTAGTGCCATACCagaatatacctaaacttctgtCTAgcacagtagttctcaaacttttgtactggtgacccctttcacatagcaagcctgtgaGTGCCAcgccctttataaattaaaaactttttaatatatttaacgccattataaatgctggatgctaAGCAGGGTttcgggtggaggctgacagctcgcaaccccctgtggagtcctgacccccagcttgagaacccctggtctagcatGTAAtgagtattttgttttgaaatgaagtttgcatttctctctctctctcaggtgagaCCATTCAGGGTTTGAGACTAAATCTCAAAAATGCCATTGAAACTCTATCTGGTGTTGACTCTTCGGTGGCAGTCTCTTCAGGGGGAGAGCTCTTCCTAAGGTTTATCAGTCTCACCTCACTGGAGTACTCGGTGAGTTTGTCACCAAGTGTAATGCTTCCCTCATCCACAAAGTAACATTACTCACAAAGTAATCCTGGGCCTTAATTTTTGTTCTTACTGCTTTTTCCAGGACTATTCAAAGTGTAAAGAAATCATGATCGAACGAGGGGAACTTTTCCTTAGGAGAATCTCTCTTTCAAGAAACAAAATTGCAAAACTCTGCCATACATTTATCAAAGATGGTGCTGTAAGTATGTCAGGACCGATTAATCTGTTCTGGGTGTTCCATTATTTCAAGTGATGGAGGAAATAGGTTTTATCCTCATCTGTTAAGGAGACCCCACATTAGCTGATGTTGGCTTTCCCAAGTAAAGATTTTACTCCTACCTATCACATTTGTTTATGCCACATATTCAAATATTTTCTAAAACTCactttttctttcccctccctccaccttTGTTTCCATACAGACTGACATTAAGCCTGTGGCCTGGTTCTAAGTGGTACTGAGCACCCCCAACTACTGACTTAAATGGAAGTTGTGGGTTCCAGCCCCTCTGTGTCAGGGCTTCAGTAATTAAGTGTCTTATAAAATCCAATTTTCATGATGGCTTGACCTCCCATGGTTTGTAAAAATACAAGAGTTTAATATTGGACAGGTCACCAAAAGTATCTACAACtcttaaaatgttacatttttgtGAAATCTGGGATACCATCTAAAGTAACTGAAGATCATGTTTAAAACACTTGTGCATGGTAAACAATTAAAAGAGATCAAGACAATAACAAAGCTTTCCTGAAACTTGCTAAAGTAGTAAAATGTCTGTTACTTTAACAGCGAATATTAACGCATGCCTATTCGAGAGTGGTGCTCAGAGTGTTAGAGGCAGCTGCTGCATCAAAGAAGCGTTTCAGTGTTTATATTACTGAATCACAGCCCGATCAAGCAGGGCAAGTATATGTCAATTTTGTCTTCTTGATTAGTAAGATACTAATGTCCATTAGTGGAGTCATATTTTAAGAACAGCTTTTACCTATTTTTGAATTATTAAAAGATAACTATTTCATTGCAAACTCATATCCCTCTTGACAGATTGCCTACAGCAACGCCCTTCCAAAGAACCGCTATCAACAGGCAATTCCCTGTATTATGTAAACATATTACAGCATCCCCAAGCTTTCCAGCTAAGGTGTAACAAAACTTTAATGACCAACCACTGCTAGGCAACCCATTTTTTCTCTAAGAATGATTGCTTAAAAGTCAACttgaagtatttttttaaaataaactaatagTAGTAAGTGTTACTTGTGACAATACGAGGATAAAAATGTTTACCAAAAATGTGGTGGTttttgtgttttgggttttttaaaaaaaaaaggagttccCTTTAAGACGCTACGAAGTGTATATTAGTGACAGCACTGTCAGTGTCCAGAGGATACAATATAGTTTGAAGGAAGTAAAGGAAAATAGCAAACCATACACGCTGTATAACAGGCAGTTTCATTTCTAATGACAACTGAAATACCTGAATATTGGCAGATAAAGTGTGATTTATCACTTTCACTAAAGTAACATTTCACAGTATACTGTTCATAGTATCTTGTATCTAACACCAAGCAGATGAAAAAGCTGGGTGTTAAATGTACAGTAAACTGTCATTTAATGACATTTGTCTGGGTCTTTTACCTTATATAGTTACAAGTCATACCTATGATTTCTAAACTGAATGATTAGAGGAGGCTCTTCAGTTTTACTCCATCTATTGTCAATTTCACTATTTCTGTGATAGTCAGCTCGTTTCCCCTTTATTTGTGTGTTTCATAAAACAGAGAGAAACCAGAAAAAGGAGTGATTGCAGAACCAGAATTACTAACACGGAGATGTAAACACTGCTGCTTTCAGAGTTGTGTGGCCAGAAAGTGGCAGctactgactgagggcccagctctgcaggcagcagtgaagaactaagggtggcaataccattccatgccatccttacttctgcgctgctgctggtggcggctctgccttcagagctgggctcccagccagcagccactgctctccagctgcccagctctgaaggcagggccaCAACCACCAGCAATGCAAAAGGAAGgatagcagcactgcagcccccccccccccccccacaataacCTTATGCCCACCCCACAACACttttttggggtcaggacccctacaattacaacaccatgaaatttcagatttaaatagctgaaatcatgaaatttacatttttttaaaatcctatatcAAATggattgaccaaaatggaccatgaatttggtaaggccctaattATCAGGTTTCATTCACATATACTTAAAAAATTTTATCGCATCAATGAATTTCACTGACCTCTTTAAAGAAAGATTTCAAAACTTCATAAACATTATTTTAATAGGCAAAAAATGGCAAAGGCCCTTAGCAAGCTCAACGTTCCTGTGACTGTGATTCTAGATGCTGCAGTTGGGTAAGTAATTAATTACATTCTTAGATGTTAACAAGCCTTTTATTGTCCTTCTGGTTTTCATTTTAACTATAGTATGTATGAATTTTCCAAAAGTTTCTTCAAATTGGAATGGATGGTTTTGCTAATTTAACCTTTCACTGTAGTATCAACTGGCACAGCTACTGTACAAGCTAAATCTTTTGACAGGATAACGTGATTGCCAGAAATCAAGCAGAAGTATTTGATAATGTTTAGATATTAAGTTCAATTATCTTTTTCAATCTACGTAGCATTTAGGGATATGAGGGAGAAAAGGAGCTGAGATGCTATAGCTAAGGGCTCCATTTTGCctgccaatattttttttaaaaagtcagatgTTTTATATATACTTAAATGCagttactggatttttttttaaaagctggtaATTGCTTACTAGATACCAGAATTTGAGTCCTAAATGCATGAGAATggaacagggatggtgtccctagcctgtgttttccagaagctgtgaatgggcaacaggggagattgttctgttcattctagggcacctggcattagccactgtcagaagacaggatactggcctagatgaacctttagtctgacccaatatggccgttcttatgaacaATGTGTTAGTAAAACTTAATTCTCTATCCAATACAAAATGCCTGAGAGGCAATTGTCAAGAAGATACACACCACTCTAACTTGCTGTATTTTACAAGGTAGTTAACATGAGATCAGTGACTTGACTGATTAAGTTATCTGGCCAGATAACTCTTAGAGACAGAACTGAAAAAATATAACTTCTCTCCTTATGAGCATTTTAGTTGGTGTTGCATTTCCTTCATGCACCAAGACACATGCTATGTTCTTGGATGAGTGGTGCTATATAAAAGTACAAAGTAACTTCTTTCTACCAGTATTCTCCATGAAGGAGAAAACAGATGTGAGGGGGCATTGAAAGAAGGGAAAACATGGGATTAAAGGCATTTGGAATTATTTAAAAGTATATTTTGGTTTTGACCATCTTGAAATGCGGAGCTAAGATAACTTCATAATAGTGTAATATTGAATATCTAAATTTCTATAACTGATTACTAGTAACTGGTAGACTTCAGCCAAAA belongs to Gopherus flavomarginatus isolate rGopFla2 chromosome 15, rGopFla2.mat.asm, whole genome shotgun sequence and includes:
- the EIF2B1 gene encoding translation initiation factor eIF-2B subunit alpha; protein product: MNEAELIEAFKAQMTEDPDVASAVAAIRALLEFLKRDKGETIQGLRLNLKNAIETLSGVDSSVAVSSGGELFLRFISLTSLEYSDYSKCKEIMIERGELFLRRISLSRNKIAKLCHTFIKDGARILTHAYSRVVLRVLEAAAASKKRFSVYITESQPDQAGQKMAKALSKLNVPVTVILDAAVGYIMEKVNLVIVGAEGVVESGGIINKIGTNQMAVCAKAQNKPFYVVAESFKFVRLFPLNQQDVPDKFKYKADTLKTNQSLTEEHPWIDYTSPSLITLLFTDLGVLTPSAVSDELIKLYL